One stretch of Segatella copri DNA includes these proteins:
- a CDS encoding VapE domain-containing protein, with translation MNISTFINMASKIPSPGQLEGLVTFMKEDEKLRFFTESYRKTGNKSYKHDAPLFAVACIFEGGKGKDNIRSLTHLSLVDFDHITEKPDDGTLHSLKERICHDAHTLLCYVTMSGNGLRVIYRYEGEDYPAAFAMGNDYYAHLIGKESDPLCKNITRLSGLAYDPEVYFNPEAKAFSAEEISHFHSATLKTAQKKKKQERIADYYEQIVKPKLESEKIRYEPGNHNQYVMRVGYMMAKKRYDRKEATQWAIRQFPEYDDVEQVFKSCYDNTSHPQKAKAETGKIPYATVDEIKDFLDGHIKLRFNLITLRYEYLKGKWRILQDRDLNTQWSNMSLTARVSKSDMINVIESDYTPPYNPFTDYLENLPPWQEGDKDYIAELAATVKMKGDPVMPFCEALRKWLVAMIAGWIDEGAVNNVILVFIGKQGAYKTTWFNYLLPPELKQYFYTKANARRMTKDDIIALSQYALICYEELDTMSPSELNQLKAVVTMQYTNERAAYGHYAEQRKHINTFCGTGNNPEFLSDPTGNRRWLPYEIESILSPREHPFNYEGIYAQAYALYKSDFRYWFTDEEIEKQNRHNRAFEAPRLEQELVDLYFRKPTEAETGEFVSIARAMQIISCNISQKLSSTKLGRAFNDLGFEKMRTTYNRGYRAIIRTAEEIKAYQVSLCINSPQSDDDAPF, from the coding sequence ATGAACATCAGTACATTCATTAACATGGCCAGCAAGATTCCTTCACCTGGCCAGTTGGAAGGCCTGGTAACCTTCATGAAGGAAGATGAGAAACTCAGGTTTTTCACCGAGTCTTACCGGAAAACGGGGAATAAGTCGTACAAGCACGATGCACCCCTCTTCGCCGTAGCCTGCATCTTCGAAGGCGGAAAAGGCAAGGACAACATCCGGAGCCTCACACATCTGTCGCTGGTCGACTTCGACCACATCACAGAAAAACCGGATGACGGCACCCTGCACTCGCTCAAAGAGAGAATCTGCCACGATGCCCACACCCTGCTCTGCTACGTTACCATGAGCGGCAACGGACTGCGCGTCATCTACCGCTACGAAGGCGAGGATTATCCCGCCGCCTTCGCCATGGGAAACGACTACTACGCGCATCTCATCGGCAAGGAAAGCGATCCGCTCTGCAAGAACATCACAAGGCTCAGCGGACTCGCCTACGACCCCGAAGTCTATTTCAATCCTGAAGCCAAAGCCTTCAGCGCCGAGGAAATCAGCCATTTCCATTCAGCTACGCTCAAGACCGCCCAGAAGAAAAAGAAACAGGAACGCATCGCCGACTACTACGAGCAGATCGTCAAACCCAAGCTGGAAAGCGAAAAGATCAGGTACGAACCCGGCAACCACAACCAGTATGTGATGCGGGTGGGCTACATGATGGCTAAGAAACGGTACGACAGGAAAGAAGCCACCCAGTGGGCTATCAGGCAGTTTCCCGAATACGACGACGTAGAACAGGTGTTCAAATCGTGCTACGACAACACCTCTCACCCACAGAAGGCGAAGGCAGAAACCGGAAAGATTCCCTATGCCACCGTAGATGAAATCAAAGACTTCCTCGACGGACATATCAAACTCCGCTTCAACCTCATCACCCTGCGCTACGAGTATCTGAAGGGGAAATGGCGAATCCTCCAGGACCGCGATCTGAATACGCAATGGAGCAACATGTCGCTAACCGCAAGGGTGAGCAAGAGCGACATGATCAATGTCATCGAGAGCGACTATACCCCGCCCTACAATCCCTTCACCGATTATCTGGAGAATCTCCCACCCTGGCAGGAAGGCGACAAGGACTATATAGCCGAACTCGCTGCCACGGTAAAGATGAAGGGAGACCCCGTGATGCCCTTCTGTGAAGCCCTCAGGAAATGGCTCGTGGCGATGATAGCAGGATGGATAGACGAAGGTGCCGTAAACAATGTCATCCTGGTGTTCATCGGCAAACAGGGCGCCTACAAGACCACCTGGTTCAACTATCTCCTGCCGCCGGAACTGAAGCAATACTTCTATACAAAGGCGAATGCCAGGCGCATGACGAAGGATGATATCATCGCCCTTTCGCAGTATGCACTCATCTGTTATGAAGAGCTCGACACGATGAGTCCGTCGGAACTGAACCAGCTGAAGGCAGTGGTAACGATGCAGTATACCAACGAAAGGGCGGCATACGGCCATTATGCCGAGCAGCGCAAGCATATCAACACCTTCTGCGGCACGGGCAACAATCCCGAGTTTTTGAGCGACCCTACCGGTAACCGTCGCTGGCTGCCCTACGAGATAGAGAGCATCCTCTCGCCCCGTGAGCATCCGTTCAATTACGAAGGCATCTACGCCCAGGCTTACGCCCTCTACAAGAGTGATTTCCGCTACTGGTTCACCGATGAGGAGATAGAAAAGCAGAACCGGCACAACCGCGCTTTTGAGGCGCCTAGACTAGAACAGGAACTTGTGGATCTCTACTTCCGAAAGCCAACGGAGGCGGAGACAGGGGAGTTCGTGTCCATAGCCAGAGCGATGCAGATCATCAGTTGCAACATCTCCCAGAAGCTGAGCAGCACCAAGTTGGGCAGAGCTTTCAATGATCTCGGATTCGAAAAGATGCGCACCACCTACAACCGTGGTTACAGGGCGATTATACGTACTGCCGAGGAAATCAAGGCATACCAGGTATCCCTCTGCATCAACTCGCCGCAATCCGATGATGATGCCCCGTTCTAG
- a CDS encoding phospho-sugar mutase, whose product MANNAELIKQCEERAQQWLTPAFDEETRKEVKAMLDAEDKSALVDAFYQNLEFGTGGLRGIMGAGTNRMNKYIVGMATQGFANYILKAFPGEENLSVVVGHDCRNNSRLFAETVAAIFSANGIKAYLFEGLRPTPEISFAIRELGAKAGVNVTASHNPKEYNGYKAYWSDGAQVLAPHDTGIIEEVNKVTIDQVKFEANWDKIQIIGGEMDYDYMTAVHSAMIDQDVINRQKDLNIVYSAMHGTGRVIVPLCLRSWGFQNINVVPEQMVVDGNFPTVVSPNPENAEAMTLGMKLGTKLNADLVVATDPDADRLAIVCRDDKGEWMIINGNQTAMMFCYYIIENKKKLGKLKPTDFLVKTIVTTEVIAEIAKKNNVELRDCYTGFKWIAREIAISEGKQQYIGGGEESFGFLPYDKVRDKDAPASICLICEIAAWAKDQGKTLYDLLMQIYAEYGFSKEFTVNVVRPGKTGADEIKQMMADFRANPPQELGGSKVVTWKDYQSLETKHADGSVEKLDMPATSNVLQWFCDDNTKVSVRPSGTEPKIKFYIEVKDPSFKCAGCYNRCTAAAMDKIEAIKKSLKLD is encoded by the coding sequence ATGGCTAATAACGCAGAATTGATCAAGCAGTGTGAAGAAAGAGCACAGCAGTGGCTCACACCTGCTTTTGACGAAGAAACCCGTAAGGAAGTAAAGGCAATGCTCGACGCAGAGGACAAGTCTGCTCTCGTTGATGCATTCTATCAGAACTTGGAGTTCGGTACTGGTGGTTTGCGCGGTATCATGGGCGCAGGTACCAACCGCATGAACAAGTATATCGTTGGTATGGCTACACAGGGCTTTGCTAACTACATCCTCAAGGCTTTCCCAGGTGAGGAGAACCTTTCAGTAGTGGTAGGTCACGACTGCCGTAACAACTCCCGTCTCTTCGCTGAAACCGTAGCAGCCATCTTCTCTGCCAATGGCATCAAGGCATATCTCTTCGAGGGCCTCCGTCCTACACCAGAGATTTCTTTCGCTATCCGTGAGCTCGGTGCCAAGGCTGGTGTCAACGTAACTGCTTCTCACAACCCTAAGGAGTACAATGGTTACAAGGCTTACTGGAGCGACGGTGCTCAGGTTCTGGCTCCACACGATACAGGTATCATCGAGGAGGTAAACAAGGTTACTATCGACCAGGTGAAGTTTGAGGCTAACTGGGATAAGATTCAGATTATCGGTGGTGAGATGGATTACGACTACATGACAGCCGTTCACTCTGCCATGATTGACCAGGATGTCATCAACCGTCAGAAAGACCTCAACATCGTTTATTCAGCTATGCACGGTACAGGTCGTGTCATCGTTCCTCTCTGTCTGCGTTCTTGGGGCTTCCAGAACATCAATGTAGTTCCTGAGCAGATGGTAGTAGATGGTAACTTCCCAACAGTGGTTTCTCCTAACCCAGAGAATGCAGAGGCTATGACCCTCGGTATGAAGCTCGGTACCAAGTTGAACGCTGACCTCGTGGTAGCTACTGACCCAGATGCAGACCGCCTGGCTATCGTTTGCCGCGACGACAAGGGTGAGTGGATGATTATCAATGGTAACCAGACTGCCATGATGTTCTGCTACTACATCATCGAGAACAAGAAGAAGTTGGGCAAGTTGAAGCCAACAGACTTCCTCGTAAAGACCATCGTAACAACAGAAGTTATCGCTGAGATTGCCAAGAAGAACAACGTAGAGTTACGCGACTGCTACACTGGTTTCAAGTGGATTGCACGCGAGATTGCTATCTCTGAGGGCAAGCAGCAGTACATCGGTGGTGGCGAGGAGAGCTTCGGCTTCTTGCCATACGATAAGGTACGCGATAAGGATGCTCCTGCATCTATCTGCCTCATCTGCGAGATTGCAGCATGGGCTAAGGATCAGGGCAAGACTCTCTACGACCTCCTGATGCAGATTTATGCAGAGTATGGCTTCAGCAAGGAGTTCACTGTAAACGTAGTTCGCCCAGGTAAGACTGGTGCAGACGAGATTAAGCAGATGATGGCAGACTTCCGTGCCAACCCTCCACAGGAGTTGGGTGGCAGCAAGGTGGTAACCTGGAAGGACTACCAGAGTCTGGAGACTAAGCATGCTGACGGCAGCGTAGAGAAACTCGATATGCCTGCTACAAGCAATGTACTCCAGTGGTTCTGCGATGACAACACCAAGGTAAGTGTCCGTCCATCAGGTACAGAGCCTAAGATCAAGTTCTATATTGAGGTAAAGGATCCTTCATTCAAGTGCGCTGGCTGCTACAACCGCTGCACAGCTGCTGCAATGGATAAGATCGAGGCTATCAAGAAGAGCCTGAAGTTAGATTAA
- the rlmH gene encoding 23S rRNA (pseudouridine(1915)-N(3))-methyltransferase RlmH produces MKTELILVGKTVNKHFIAGIKDYAERITHYMPFNITTIPELKNTKSLSEQQQKEREGELILKLLQPSDTVVLMDEHGQEFRSIEFAKWIERKQATARRLVFVIGGPYGFSQSVYDRANEKISLSKMTFSHQMVRLIFTEALYRACTIIKGEPYHHE; encoded by the coding sequence ATGAAGACAGAACTCATTCTGGTCGGAAAGACCGTAAACAAGCATTTCATTGCGGGCATCAAGGATTATGCTGAGCGCATCACCCATTACATGCCTTTCAACATAACAACCATTCCTGAACTCAAGAACACCAAGAGTCTCAGCGAACAGCAGCAGAAGGAACGGGAAGGAGAACTGATTCTGAAACTCCTCCAGCCTTCAGATACCGTGGTGCTGATGGATGAACACGGACAGGAATTCCGAAGCATCGAGTTTGCCAAATGGATAGAGCGCAAGCAGGCTACTGCCCGCAGGCTCGTCTTTGTCATCGGCGGTCCTTACGGCTTTTCACAGTCTGTCTACGACCGCGCCAACGAGAAGATCTCCCTCTCCAAGATGACCTTCTCGCATCAGATGGTGCGCCTTATCTTTACCGAGGCGCTCTATCGCGCATGTACTATTATAAAAGGTGAACCTTACCACCACGAATAA
- a CDS encoding ATP-binding protein — MAQGLDTTVSYKQQASPSSPLPEAVHNKLVDQLKTFYLVGGMPAAVTEWIETNSYIECAHVHNDILDTYQDDFAKYKSRVSPALLRKVLRSVALQAGSKFVYRQVADDVHSSVIKDALHLLTLAGLIKPVTHSDGNGVPLGAEENDSYRKYLFLDLGLMQTMLGTPAANVLLASDVDFVNKGAASEMFAGLELVKNHDCFQKAEMYYWQNLSRGTNAEIDFLEAKDGMVLPIEVKATTRGSMQSLWLFMRKKALHHAVRTSLENFGEFEYVDKESQDAIRHVDVIPLYAMSNLCKLSVDTEMKIATP, encoded by the coding sequence ATGGCACAGGGACTAGATACCACGGTGAGTTACAAGCAGCAGGCTTCACCCTCATCTCCGCTTCCAGAGGCCGTTCATAATAAACTGGTGGACCAGTTGAAGACTTTCTATCTGGTGGGTGGTATGCCTGCCGCAGTTACAGAATGGATAGAGACTAACAGTTACATAGAATGCGCTCATGTCCATAATGATATTCTGGATACCTATCAGGATGATTTTGCCAAGTACAAGTCGCGTGTATCTCCGGCTTTATTGAGAAAGGTTTTGCGTTCCGTAGCTTTGCAGGCTGGCAGTAAGTTTGTCTATAGGCAGGTGGCCGATGATGTTCATTCTTCGGTTATCAAAGACGCACTTCATTTATTGACCTTGGCAGGACTCATAAAGCCGGTGACCCATAGTGATGGAAATGGCGTTCCACTTGGAGCTGAAGAGAATGACAGCTACAGGAAATATCTTTTCTTGGATTTGGGACTGATGCAAACCATGTTGGGTACTCCTGCTGCCAATGTACTTTTAGCTTCGGATGTTGATTTCGTCAATAAAGGTGCTGCATCAGAAATGTTTGCTGGTTTGGAACTCGTCAAGAACCACGACTGTTTCCAGAAGGCAGAAATGTATTATTGGCAGAATTTGTCAAGAGGGACCAATGCTGAGATTGATTTTCTGGAAGCCAAGGATGGTATGGTTTTACCGATAGAAGTGAAAGCCACTACCAGGGGTAGCATGCAAAGCTTATGGCTATTCATGAGAAAGAAGGCTCTTCATCATGCTGTTCGTACATCCCTAGAGAATTTCGGAGAGTTTGAGTATGTTGATAAAGAATCCCAGGATGCCATTCGCCATGTAGATGTAATTCCACTCTATGCAATGAGTAATTTGTGCAAACTAAGCGTTGATACGGAGATGAAAATAGCAACACCATAA
- the uvrA gene encoding excinuclease ABC subunit UvrA produces MGKNKYIEIKGARANNLKNIDVKIPQGKFVAITGVSGSGKSSLAFDTLYAEGQRRYVESLSSYARQFLGRMSKPECDFIKGLPPAIAIEQKVISRNPRSTVGTNTEIYEYLRLLYARIGKTYSPISGQEVKRHTTEDVLACTRQYSQGTRFVILAPIHVIEGRSLGKQLEMYNQEGYARIYIKGEFVRIEDFMEQADKDLLEVSGDKLRKRMQQKDEEIFLVIDRASVSDEKDDISRLMDSTETAFYEGDGACRLVFLPSNICYDFSTRFEADGMQFEEPTDNMFAFNSPLGACPTCEGFGSIIGIDEKLVIPNTSMSVYDGCVVCWRGEKMGMWLKEFIRRAAEYDFPIFKPYFELTQQQKDWLWHGLPGEKKRKQQERVSIDEFFRMVKENQYKIQYRVMLSRFRGKTICPDCHGTRLKKEANYVKIGGKSITELVEMSIVNLSEWFRKLELSEHEKEISKRLLTEITHRLQFLLDVGLGYLTLNRLSNTLSGGESQRINLTTNLGSSLVGSVYILDEPSIGLHSRDTARLIKVLKELQQLGNTVVVVEHDEEIMRAADYLIDIGPDAGRLGGRVVYAGPSSEYSTTDKAEQEKLLAEYPESYTIKYLTHNEEIKAPTSHRAWNQYIEIKGARMNNLRGIDVKIPLNVFTCVTGVSGSGKSSLIKGILYPAMRRRLDLVADAPGEYTSMEGDWKSIHHVEFVDQNPIGKSTRSNPATYLKAYDAIRALFANQPLAKQMGFTPQYFSFNTEGGRCEECKGAGYVTIEMQFMADLTLTCEACKGKRFKHDILEVRYGGKDVNDVLNMTVNEAIEFFSDEKLQRNEGDFDNCRIIVNRLKPLQDVGLGYIKLGQNSSSLSGGENQRVKLAFFIGKEEQEPTLFIFDEPTTGLHFHDIKRLLHAFNALIERGHSLVVIEHNLDVIKCADYIIDLGPEGGDKGGNLVVAGTPEEVAACKASLTGKFLR; encoded by the coding sequence ATGGGGAAAAATAAATATATAGAAATAAAAGGGGCAAGAGCCAACAACCTCAAGAATATCGATGTGAAGATACCTCAGGGCAAGTTTGTTGCCATTACGGGTGTCTCCGGATCGGGAAAATCATCGTTGGCTTTTGATACCTTATATGCTGAGGGCCAGCGCCGCTATGTGGAGTCGCTCTCTTCATACGCTCGCCAGTTTCTGGGACGTATGAGCAAACCGGAATGTGATTTCATCAAGGGATTGCCACCTGCCATCGCCATCGAACAGAAAGTGATTTCGCGCAACCCACGATCTACCGTGGGCACCAACACCGAAATCTACGAATACCTGCGACTGCTCTACGCACGCATCGGAAAAACCTATTCGCCTATCAGCGGACAGGAGGTGAAACGCCATACTACCGAAGATGTACTCGCCTGTACCCGACAGTATTCCCAGGGTACCAGGTTTGTCATCCTCGCCCCTATCCACGTCATCGAAGGGCGCAGTCTGGGCAAACAGCTGGAGATGTACAACCAGGAAGGTTACGCGCGTATATATATAAAAGGTGAATTCGTACGCATAGAAGACTTCATGGAGCAGGCTGACAAGGATCTGCTGGAAGTAAGCGGCGACAAACTGAGAAAGAGAATGCAACAGAAGGATGAAGAAATCTTCCTGGTCATCGACCGTGCTTCGGTAAGCGATGAGAAGGATGACATCAGCCGACTGATGGATTCTACCGAAACTGCCTTCTATGAGGGCGATGGAGCCTGCCGCCTCGTTTTCCTGCCAAGCAACATCTGCTACGACTTCTCTACCCGGTTCGAAGCTGACGGCATGCAGTTTGAAGAGCCTACCGACAATATGTTTGCCTTCAACTCACCTCTCGGAGCCTGCCCTACCTGCGAAGGTTTCGGCAGCATAATAGGCATCGATGAGAAACTCGTCATCCCGAACACTTCGATGAGCGTATATGACGGATGTGTGGTTTGCTGGCGAGGCGAAAAGATGGGTATGTGGCTCAAGGAATTCATCCGCAGAGCTGCAGAATACGACTTCCCTATCTTCAAGCCTTATTTCGAACTGACTCAGCAGCAGAAGGACTGGCTGTGGCACGGTCTGCCTGGCGAGAAGAAACGTAAACAGCAGGAAAGGGTGAGCATCGATGAGTTCTTCAGAATGGTAAAGGAGAACCAGTACAAGATACAATACCGCGTGATGCTGAGCCGATTCCGAGGAAAGACGATTTGTCCTGACTGCCATGGTACGCGACTCAAGAAGGAAGCCAACTATGTGAAGATTGGCGGAAAGAGCATCACCGAACTGGTTGAGATGTCGATTGTGAACCTGAGCGAATGGTTCAGGAAGCTGGAACTCTCTGAGCATGAAAAGGAAATCAGCAAGCGTCTGCTCACCGAAATCACCCACCGCCTGCAGTTCCTCCTGGATGTTGGTCTGGGGTATCTTACGCTCAACCGACTCTCCAACACCCTCTCCGGCGGTGAGAGTCAGCGCATCAACCTGACCACCAACCTGGGCTCATCGCTCGTGGGTAGCGTATATATCCTCGACGAACCTAGTATCGGACTCCATAGCCGCGATACCGCCCGACTGATTAAGGTGCTGAAAGAACTGCAGCAACTGGGCAATACGGTGGTTGTGGTAGAACACGACGAAGAGATTATGCGGGCAGCCGACTATCTCATCGATATCGGTCCTGATGCCGGCAGACTGGGCGGAAGAGTGGTCTACGCCGGTCCGTCATCAGAATATTCAACCACCGATAAGGCAGAACAGGAAAAGCTGCTGGCTGAATATCCGGAGAGTTATACCATCAAGTACCTGACCCACAACGAGGAGATAAAGGCGCCAACGAGTCACCGTGCCTGGAACCAGTATATCGAAATCAAGGGAGCCCGGATGAACAATCTGCGCGGCATCGATGTTAAGATACCGCTCAACGTATTCACCTGCGTAACCGGTGTATCAGGCTCAGGCAAGAGTTCGCTCATCAAGGGAATTCTCTATCCTGCCATGCGTCGCCGTCTGGACCTCGTAGCAGATGCACCAGGCGAATATACATCGATGGAAGGCGACTGGAAGAGCATCCATCATGTAGAGTTTGTTGACCAGAACCCTATCGGAAAGAGTACCCGCAGCAACCCAGCCACTTATCTGAAGGCATACGATGCGATACGTGCCCTCTTTGCCAACCAGCCACTGGCTAAGCAGATGGGATTCACGCCGCAGTACTTCTCTTTCAATACTGAAGGCGGAAGATGCGAGGAATGTAAGGGTGCGGGATATGTTACCATCGAGATGCAGTTTATGGCAGACCTCACGCTGACCTGCGAGGCTTGTAAGGGCAAGCGGTTCAAGCACGACATCCTGGAGGTACGCTATGGCGGAAAAGATGTCAATGATGTGCTGAACATGACGGTAAATGAGGCCATTGAGTTCTTCAGCGATGAAAAGCTGCAGCGCAACGAGGGCGACTTCGACAACTGCCGCATCATCGTAAACCGCCTGAAGCCGCTTCAGGATGTAGGTCTGGGTTATATCAAGCTCGGTCAGAATTCAAGTTCACTTTCGGGAGGTGAAAATCAGCGTGTAAAGCTCGCCTTCTTCATAGGTAAGGAGGAACAGGAGCCTACGCTCTTCATCTTCGACGAGCCTACCACGGGTCTTCACTTCCACGACATCAAGCGCCTGCTCCATGCCTTCAATGCCCTGATAGAAAGGGGCCATTCGCTGGTAGTGATAGAGCACAATCTGGATGTCATCAAGTGTGCCGACTATATCATCGACCTCGGTCCTGAAGGCGGCGACAAGGGCGGCAATCTCGTTGTTGCCGGAACTCCGGAAGAAGTAGCTGCCTGCAAGGCAAGCCTTACCGGAAAGTTCTTGCGTTAA
- a CDS encoding N-acetyltransferase, with the protein MELTEEVLQQCKGFTCKDEDITEFFTQDYADYAYQLLGKSYCFVKPDTSEIVCAFTVANSSVKVDSLPSNLRNKLNRKIPNAKRRPQYPAVLVGQLAVSDLFSGHHVGDELLDFIKSWFIDPLNKTGCRYVIVDAVNHSKVFEYYQRNGFKFLFSSDEEEWTFLHNKGLEPTTPIEPMKTRLMYFDLIYLRTK; encoded by the coding sequence ATGGAACTGACAGAGGAAGTCTTGCAGCAATGCAAAGGCTTCACTTGTAAGGATGAGGACATAACAGAGTTCTTCACCCAAGACTATGCTGACTATGCCTATCAGTTGCTTGGAAAATCATATTGTTTTGTTAAACCAGATACATCTGAAATAGTCTGTGCATTTACAGTTGCTAATTCGAGTGTAAAAGTAGATTCACTTCCTTCAAACCTTCGGAATAAGCTTAATAGAAAGATTCCGAATGCTAAGCGAAGACCGCAGTATCCAGCAGTGTTGGTTGGACAGTTGGCAGTAAGCGATTTGTTCAGTGGGCATCATGTGGGAGATGAATTGTTGGATTTCATCAAATCATGGTTTATAGACCCATTGAATAAAACAGGATGCCGATATGTCATTGTTGATGCCGTCAACCATTCGAAAGTGTTTGAATATTATCAACGAAATGGTTTCAAGTTCTTGTTTTCGTCAGATGAGGAAGAATGGACCTTTTTGCATAACAAAGGTCTAGAGCCAACAACTCCGATAGAGCCGATGAAGACACGACTGATGTACTTTGATTTGATTTATCTTCGCACAAAATAA
- a CDS encoding DUF4248 domain-containing protein — protein MDLRSYTKQELALLYFPDATPAVASAHLMRWIQRIPDLLQKLAATGYGKNCKEFTPMQVSYILYFLGEP, from the coding sequence ATGGATTTAAGAAGTTATACCAAGCAAGAGCTAGCTCTTCTATATTTTCCCGATGCTACTCCAGCAGTAGCCAGTGCTCACCTGATGCGATGGATCCAGCGCATCCCCGACCTTCTCCAGAAGCTCGCCGCCACCGGTTACGGCAAGAACTGCAAGGAGTTCACCCCGATGCAAGTCTCCTACATCCTCTACTTCCTCGGTGAACCCTAA
- a CDS encoding DUF4491 family protein has translation MEVYYTGVIIAVSTFLIIGIFHPIVMKTEYYTGTRYWWVFLVAGIICIGAAFLVANVLFSAILGVVGASCLWSIGELFEQRQRCEKGWFPKNPKRIGTGYYRDEKK, from the coding sequence ATGGAAGTATATTACACGGGCGTCATCATCGCCGTATCCACCTTTTTAATAATAGGTATCTTTCACCCTATCGTCATGAAGACGGAATATTATACGGGCACCCGCTATTGGTGGGTTTTCCTCGTTGCAGGCATCATCTGCATCGGAGCTGCCTTCCTGGTTGCCAACGTGCTCTTCTCTGCCATACTGGGCGTAGTAGGTGCTTCATGCCTTTGGAGCATCGGTGAACTCTTCGAACAGAGACAACGCTGCGAGAAAGGCTGGTTCCCGAAGAATCCGAAAAGAATAGGAACAGGATATTACAGGGACGAGAAGAAGTGA
- a CDS encoding amidophosphoribosyltransferase, with the protein MGGIFGTISKKSCVADLFYGTDYNSHLGTRRGGLATYSSEKGFVRSIHNLESSYFRTKFEPTLNKFEGATSGIGVISDTDAQPLIMNSHLGRFAICTVAKIVNKDELTQLLLEKNMHFAEMSSGSTNPTELVALLIIQGKTFREGIENVFHHIKGSCTMMILTEDGIICARDSWGRTPIIIGKKEGAYAASSETTSFPNLDYETAYEVGPGEIVKIKADGMEQIRPANKKMQVCSFLWVYYGFPTSTYEGKNVEEARFTNGFNLAKTDDVEVDCCSGIPDSGTGMAMGYAAGKGVPYQRCIAKYTPTWPRSFTPSNQSMRSLVAKMKLIPNKAMLKGKRVLFCDDSIVRGTQLRDNVKVLFDQAGLKECHMRIACPPLVYGCPFINFTSSKSDMELITRRIIEKFEGDANKNLEKYATTGSPEYQRMVDEIASQLGLTSLKFNTIEQLVEAIGLPKCQVCTHCFDGSSAYTLDEFADED; encoded by the coding sequence ATGGGAGGCATTTTCGGAACTATTTCCAAGAAAAGCTGTGTCGCTGATCTCTTTTACGGCACAGATTACAACTCACATCTCGGCACACGCCGGGGCGGTTTGGCAACCTACAGTAGTGAGAAGGGCTTCGTGCGCTCTATCCACAATCTGGAAAGTTCATACTTCAGAACGAAGTTTGAACCTACACTCAACAAGTTTGAAGGAGCTACATCGGGCATCGGCGTGATTAGCGATACAGATGCCCAGCCACTTATCATGAACTCTCATCTTGGCCGCTTTGCCATTTGCACCGTAGCTAAGATAGTAAACAAGGATGAACTTACTCAGCTTCTGCTCGAAAAGAACATGCACTTTGCAGAGATGTCTTCGGGTAGTACCAATCCTACAGAGTTGGTGGCTCTGCTTATTATTCAGGGTAAAACCTTCAGAGAAGGTATCGAAAACGTTTTCCATCACATCAAAGGTTCCTGCACCATGATGATCCTTACCGAGGATGGCATCATCTGTGCGCGTGACAGTTGGGGACGTACTCCAATCATCATCGGCAAGAAGGAAGGTGCCTATGCAGCTTCCAGCGAAACCACCTCGTTCCCTAACCTTGATTATGAAACAGCATATGAGGTAGGACCAGGCGAAATCGTGAAGATTAAAGCTGATGGCATGGAGCAAATCCGTCCTGCCAACAAGAAGATGCAGGTTTGCTCTTTCCTCTGGGTTTACTACGGATTCCCTACATCTACCTACGAGGGCAAGAATGTAGAGGAGGCGCGTTTTACCAACGGCTTTAATCTCGCCAAGACCGATGATGTGGAGGTAGACTGCTGCAGCGGTATTCCTGATTCGGGTACGGGTATGGCGATGGGATATGCTGCCGGAAAGGGTGTACCTTACCAGCGCTGCATTGCCAAGTATACTCCTACATGGCCTCGCAGTTTTACTCCTAGCAACCAGAGCATGCGTTCACTGGTAGCCAAGATGAAACTGATTCCTAACAAGGCGATGCTCAAGGGCAAGCGTGTGTTGTTCTGCGATGACAGTATCGTTCGTGGTACCCAGCTTCGCGACAACGTGAAGGTGCTTTTCGACCAGGCTGGCTTGAAGGAGTGCCATATGCGTATTGCGTGTCCTCCATTGGTATATGGTTGTCCATTCATCAACTTCACTTCTTCAAAGAGTGATATGGAGCTGATTACCCGCCGCATCATCGAGAAGTTTGAAGGCGATGCCAACAAGAATCTTGAGAAATACGCTACCACCGGTTCTCCAGAGTATCAGAGAATGGTAGATGAGATTGCCAGCCAGTTGGGCTTGACTTCCCTGAAGTTCAACACCATCGAGCAACTGGTAGAGGCCATCGGTCTTCCAAAGTGCCAGGTATGTACCCATTGTTTCGATGGCAGCAGCGCATATACTCTTGATGAGTTTGCTGATGAAGACTAA